AGAGCTGCTAAGTGGCAGCATCGGCAAACTTTGAGGTTATTTAGGCCGACAGTTCGGTACGGCCCTTGCCACGGCGTGCGGAAAGGATGGCACGGCCGGCACGGGTACGCATGCGAAGGCGGAAGCCGTGCTTCTTGGCACGACGGCGGTTATTCGGCTGAAAAGTCCG
This window of the Arthrobacter sp. zg-Y919 genome carries:
- the rpmH gene encoding 50S ribosomal protein L34; translated protein: MSKRTFQPNNRRRAKKHGFRLRMRTRAGRAILSARRGKGRTELSA